In Clostridium sp. DL-VIII, the following proteins share a genomic window:
- a CDS encoding undecaprenyldiphospho-muramoylpentapeptide beta-N-acetylglucosaminyltransferase, which translates to MLKYKIIMTGGGTAGHVTPNLALIPKLKEKGFEIKYIGSIDGIEKEIINKNNIPFFGISCGKLRRYFDVKNFTDPFKIMKGIMQALRILSKEKPDVIFSKGGFVAVPVVIAASIKKIPVVAHESDMTPGLANKLSAPFCDKLCVTFRESLNYVKGNKGVLTGSPIREEILHGDKIKGKKICNFNDDKEILLIMGGSLGSKLINEEIRGILDKLLKEFNLIHICGKGNIDRNLIDKKGYKQFEYVSEELPDLMKAANYMISRAGANSIFEFLALKKPTLLIPLSKKASRGDQILNSKSFEKEGYSLMLQEEEINKDSLYEKILELKEKKKKLIDNMEKSQAKNGVEAIVNVILESIRK; encoded by the coding sequence TTGTTGAAATATAAAATAATAATGACAGGAGGAGGAACAGCAGGTCATGTTACTCCTAATTTAGCGTTAATACCAAAATTAAAAGAAAAAGGATTTGAAATAAAATATATTGGAAGCATAGATGGGATTGAAAAGGAAATTATTAATAAAAATAATATACCTTTCTTCGGAATTTCATGTGGTAAGTTAAGAAGATATTTTGATGTAAAGAACTTCACAGATCCATTTAAAATAATGAAGGGAATTATGCAGGCTTTAAGGATTTTATCCAAAGAGAAACCAGATGTTATTTTTTCAAAGGGAGGTTTTGTAGCTGTACCAGTTGTCATTGCTGCTTCTATAAAAAAAATACCAGTAGTAGCACATGAATCTGATATGACGCCAGGCCTTGCAAATAAATTGTCAGCACCTTTTTGCGACAAGTTATGTGTAACATTCAGAGAGAGTTTGAATTATGTAAAAGGAAATAAGGGAGTTCTTACAGGCAGCCCTATAAGAGAAGAAATACTTCATGGAGACAAAATAAAAGGAAAGAAAATATGTAATTTTAATGATGATAAAGAAATTCTGCTCATCATGGGTGGAAGCCTTGGCTCAAAGTTAATAAATGAGGAAATAAGAGGAATTTTAGATAAGCTTCTGAAGGAATTTAATTTAATTCATATTTGTGGAAAAGGAAACATAGATAGAAATCTTATAGATAAAAAGGGGTATAAGCAATTTGAATATGTAAGTGAGGAATTACCAGATCTTATGAAGGCAGCAAACTATATGATTTCAAGGGCTGGAGCAAATTCCATATTTGAGTTTTTAGCATTAAAGAAACCTACATTGTTGATACCTCTTTCGAAGAAGGCTAGCAGAGGAGATCAAATTTTAAATTCTAAATCTTTCGAAAAAGAAGGTTATTCACTAATGCTTCAAGAAGAAGAAATTAATAAGGATTCATTATATGAAAAGATTTTAGAATTAAAAGAAAAAAAGAAAAAACTTATAGACAATATGGAGAAAAGTCAAGCTAAAAATGGTGTTGAAGCGATAGTAAATGTAATACTAGAAAGCATCAGGAAGTAA
- a CDS encoding flavodoxin domain-containing protein codes for MKKVSIIYWSCGGNIEALANVMAEGAREEGAEVNVIHVGDATVEDVLNSDSVAFGSPAVDATKIEQEEMKPFLEQLINFNEQNKNKNCILFATYGWIEDTFMKIWKDEMTSYGFNVIGDLAVKDSPTKVQSDIIKELGRKLAK; via the coding sequence ATGAAAAAAGTGTCAATCATTTATTGGAGTTGTGGTGGAAACATAGAGGCCCTTGCAAATGTCATGGCAGAAGGTGCTAGGGAAGAAGGAGCAGAGGTAAATGTAATACATGTGGGAGATGCTACAGTTGAAGATGTGTTGAATTCAGATTCTGTTGCTTTTGGAAGTCCTGCAGTGGATGCCACTAAAATAGAACAAGAGGAAATGAAACCATTTCTAGAACAGTTAATAAATTTCAATGAACAGAACAAGAATAAGAACTGTATTTTATTTGCAACCTATGGATGGATAGAGGATACTTTCATGAAAATATGGAAGGATGAAATGACATCCTATGGTTTTAATGTCATTGGAGATTTAGCAGTTAAAGATTCACCAACTAAGGTACAATCAGATATTATTAAAGAATTAGGAAGAAAATTAGCAAAGTAA
- a CDS encoding DNA topoisomerase IV subunit A, whose product MAKKNENIIPKDNNIIGIPLEEAMPENYLPYAIEVAKDRALPDVRDGLKPVHRRILYGAYMLKAFPDRPYYKSARIVGDILGKFHPHGDTSVYESMVILAQDFSTREPLIEGHGNWGSIDGDGAAAMRYTEARLSSIAMEMLRDIDKDTVEMVPNYSDSEMEPKVLPSRYPNLLVNGAFGIAVGLATNIPPHNLEEVTNGVLAYIDNNEITTSELMQHIKGPDLPTGGILIGENSILSAYETGEGKVAYRAKTNIEKLENGRIGIVITEFPYRRNKSRILQIISEMTGDKRHAKALESITDIRDESDRNGIRAVIELKKNADEDVADKVLKYLFKKTDLQCNISFNMVALANGKPETMSLKAIIKYYVEHQKEIITRRTQKELDAAKKRHHIVEGFIKAISILDEVIATIRSSKSKKDASDNLISKFEFSEAQAQAILELMLYRLTGLEIETFQKEYEKLEKLIKKLEKILSSEKELLKVIKTELKEISDKYSNKRRTEIIHDDNESKIDIEELIVVEDVVITISKEGFAKRIPVKNYNRSNSEPEDIEYREGDSLKYLINSNTKDTLLIFTDKGFMYQTKGINIPELKWKEKGDRLDGIIKSLNLDNEKIVGVISLDNFTPDKAFRFITKGGGIKLSSLDKFQTSYAKLQALKLRDEDELIDVTIRDLDEVPKFLKFKSKLGLEFTLEVKKLEDTSRNILPIQLFNFAQDDEIIEVQDSEEIEFFELNIGITDKNKFKAFERIKEDPLKVKTNSLKELLMFSNKGYVYKVPVFLMKNVLAGEVPVEAFLGKLQKGEKIISITSLDSYDDELGVYTFTKKGMIKKTLLKEFEGEFFKQVCYKFKFEDDEVISVEVNQAKFGHLIMITKKGMAIRFPVENVSAMGKVASGVTGISLRDEDEVIFGKYHSNYISSEGNSVTLSSNDAQIVLASKSKKKSVVKINDIKLQNRAGRGASIMMIVLDDEIKDVTLN is encoded by the coding sequence ATGGCAAAGAAAAATGAAAATATTATACCTAAGGATAATAACATAATTGGTATTCCCCTTGAAGAGGCAATGCCAGAAAATTATTTACCATATGCAATAGAAGTTGCTAAAGATAGAGCGCTTCCAGATGTCAGAGACGGGCTTAAGCCTGTACATAGAAGAATTCTATATGGGGCGTATATGCTTAAGGCTTTTCCAGATAGGCCTTATTATAAATCAGCAAGAATAGTTGGGGATATTTTAGGTAAATTCCATCCTCATGGAGATACATCAGTCTATGAATCAATGGTAATTTTGGCCCAAGATTTTTCGACAAGAGAACCGTTGATTGAAGGTCATGGAAACTGGGGATCTATAGATGGTGATGGAGCAGCAGCTATGAGATACACAGAGGCAAGATTGTCGTCAATTGCAATGGAAATGCTGCGAGATATAGATAAAGACACTGTAGAAATGGTTCCGAATTACTCTGACAGTGAAATGGAGCCTAAAGTATTACCAAGCAGGTATCCTAATCTTTTAGTAAATGGTGCTTTTGGTATAGCAGTTGGCCTTGCAACAAATATACCACCTCATAATTTAGAAGAAGTAACTAATGGGGTACTAGCTTATATAGATAATAATGAAATTACTACTTCTGAGTTAATGCAACACATAAAGGGACCAGATTTACCTACAGGCGGAATCTTAATTGGAGAAAATTCTATTTTGTCTGCATATGAAACTGGGGAAGGTAAAGTTGCATACAGAGCTAAGACCAATATAGAAAAATTAGAAAATGGAAGAATAGGAATAGTAATAACTGAATTCCCATATAGAAGAAATAAATCTAGGATACTTCAAATTATATCTGAAATGACAGGGGATAAAAGACATGCAAAAGCTTTAGAGTCTATAACAGATATTAGAGACGAATCTGATAGAAATGGTATTAGAGCTGTAATAGAATTAAAGAAAAATGCAGATGAAGATGTTGCCGATAAAGTATTAAAATATTTATTTAAAAAGACTGATTTACAATGTAATATAAGCTTTAATATGGTCGCACTTGCAAATGGTAAACCGGAAACCATGAGTTTAAAAGCGATAATAAAATACTATGTAGAGCATCAAAAGGAAATCATAACAAGAAGGACACAAAAAGAACTTGATGCAGCTAAGAAAAGACATCATATTGTGGAAGGTTTCATAAAGGCAATAAGCATTTTAGATGAAGTTATAGCAACAATTAGAAGTTCAAAATCTAAAAAAGATGCTTCAGATAATTTGATAAGTAAATTTGAATTTTCAGAAGCACAGGCACAAGCTATATTGGAACTTATGCTATATAGATTAACAGGTCTTGAAATAGAGACATTCCAAAAGGAATATGAAAAGCTTGAAAAATTAATTAAAAAACTTGAAAAAATTCTGTCTAGTGAAAAAGAACTTCTAAAAGTAATAAAAACTGAATTGAAAGAAATAAGTGATAAATATTCTAATAAGAGAAGAACTGAAATTATACATGATGATAATGAAAGTAAAATAGATATTGAAGAATTAATAGTAGTAGAAGATGTAGTAATCACAATATCAAAAGAGGGATTTGCAAAGAGAATACCTGTTAAAAATTATAATAGATCTAACTCAGAGCCAGAAGATATTGAATATAGAGAAGGAGATTCCTTAAAATATTTAATAAATTCAAATACTAAGGATACATTGTTAATATTTACTGATAAAGGCTTTATGTATCAGACAAAAGGTATTAACATTCCAGAACTAAAATGGAAAGAAAAAGGGGACAGATTAGATGGAATTATTAAATCATTAAATCTTGATAATGAGAAGATAGTTGGTGTAATATCTTTAGATAATTTCACTCCAGATAAAGCATTTAGATTTATAACTAAAGGTGGAGGAATTAAGTTAAGTTCTTTAGATAAATTTCAAACATCATATGCTAAGCTTCAGGCTTTAAAGCTTAGGGATGAAGATGAATTGATAGATGTAACCATAAGAGACTTAGACGAAGTACCTAAGTTCTTGAAATTCAAGAGCAAGCTAGGACTTGAATTTACTCTTGAAGTAAAAAAACTTGAAGATACTTCTAGAAATATATTACCTATTCAATTATTTAATTTTGCTCAAGATGATGAAATTATTGAAGTTCAGGATAGCGAAGAAATAGAATTTTTCGAATTAAATATTGGTATTACGGATAAGAATAAGTTTAAGGCTTTTGAGAGAATCAAGGAAGATCCTCTTAAGGTTAAAACTAATTCATTGAAGGAATTATTGATGTTTAGTAATAAAGGATATGTATATAAAGTGCCTGTATTTTTAATGAAGAACGTATTAGCTGGCGAAGTGCCAGTAGAAGCATTTTTAGGAAAGCTTCAAAAAGGAGAAAAGATTATCAGTATAACTTCACTTGATTCTTATGATGATGAACTAGGAGTATATACGTTTACTAAAAAAGGAATGATTAAAAAGACTTTACTTAAAGAATTTGAAGGGGAATTCTTTAAACAAGTATGTTATAAATTTAAATTTGAAGATGATGAAGTAATCTCGGTAGAGGTAAATCAGGCAAAGTTCGGTCATTTGATTATGATAACTAAAAAGGGAATGGCTATAAGATTTCCAGTTGAAAATGTTAGTGCTATGGGAAAAGTAGCTTCAGGTGTTACGGGAATAAGTTTAAGGGACGAAGATGAAGTGATTTTTGGAAAGTACCATAGTAATTATATAAGTAGTGAAGGAAATAGTGTAACATTATCTTCAAATGATGCACAAATAGTATTGGCTTCAAAATCAAAGAAAAAATCGGTTGTTAAGATAAATGATATAAAGCTTCAAAATAGAGCTGGAAGAGGTGCAAGTATAATGATGATTGTACTTGATGATGAAATAAAAGATGTAACACTTAACTAG
- the recJ gene encoding single-stranded-DNA-specific exonuclease RecJ codes for MTERWFIKNIKADYKQISKKYGITELMSKLIVNRNIINDEMIKSYINPGLDKLHDPSEMKDLNKAVQIVIDKIKSGKKIRIVGDYDVDGVISIYILYKALIRCNANVDYEIPDRIKDGYGININIIKQAKEDGVDTILTCDNGISAIEQIKYAKDLGMTVIVTDHHDIPFIEEEDENRRFISPNADAIVNPKQEECKYKFKQLCGAGVAFKLVEVLYENLSIDREESYKFIEFLAIATVCDVVDLVDENRIFVKKGLELINSTTNLGLMELIRESELGEKTLSVYHLGFIIGPCINASGRLDSAKKGLKLLLSDDEEEAVMLAKEIVRLNEERKDMTMKGVEAATEIIEKKGFMNDKVFVIYIPDVHESLAGIIAGRIREKYNVPTLVITKSESGVKGSGRSIEEYNMFEGLVKCKDILEKFGGHPMAAGFSLKEENIDELRKRLNENTTLDDEDLLKKITIDCVLPLDSISYELINNLEKLEPFGKANSKPLFAEKDVNLLKAAILGKNNNVLKLKVKTRQNKFIDAIYFGDISGFEALITDKFGAEELQKLYEGAYNDVRLDLVFYPSINEYNGNVTIQIVVQNYR; via the coding sequence ATGACAGAACGATGGTTCATTAAGAATATAAAAGCTGATTATAAGCAGATATCCAAAAAATATGGAATAACAGAACTTATGAGTAAGCTTATAGTAAACAGAAATATTATAAATGATGAAATGATAAAAAGTTATATAAATCCAGGATTAGATAAACTTCATGATCCAAGTGAAATGAAGGATTTAAATAAAGCTGTTCAGATAGTTATTGATAAAATAAAATCAGGTAAGAAAATTCGAATTGTTGGGGATTATGATGTAGATGGTGTCATAAGTATTTATATTTTATATAAGGCATTAATAAGATGTAATGCTAATGTGGATTATGAAATTCCAGACCGAATTAAAGATGGATATGGAATAAATATCAATATAATAAAACAAGCAAAAGAAGATGGAGTAGATACGATTTTAACTTGTGATAATGGTATATCAGCTATAGAACAAATAAAGTATGCCAAAGATTTAGGGATGACTGTAATAGTGACAGATCATCATGATATACCATTTATTGAAGAGGAAGATGAGAATAGGAGATTTATAAGCCCAAATGCAGATGCAATAGTAAACCCTAAGCAGGAAGAATGCAAGTATAAATTTAAACAATTATGTGGCGCAGGAGTGGCGTTTAAACTTGTAGAAGTACTTTATGAAAATTTAAGTATAGATAGAGAAGAAAGTTATAAATTTATAGAATTTCTAGCAATAGCAACTGTTTGTGATGTTGTAGATTTAGTTGATGAAAATAGAATTTTTGTTAAAAAAGGACTTGAATTAATAAATAGTACTACTAATTTAGGATTAATGGAATTGATACGTGAATCAGAATTAGGAGAGAAAACTTTATCTGTATATCATTTGGGATTCATAATAGGACCGTGTATAAATGCATCGGGGAGGTTGGATTCTGCTAAAAAAGGATTAAAATTATTACTTTCAGATGATGAAGAAGAAGCAGTTATGCTTGCAAAAGAAATAGTTAGGTTAAATGAAGAAAGAAAGGACATGACTATGAAAGGCGTGGAGGCTGCTACGGAAATTATTGAAAAGAAAGGATTTATGAATGACAAGGTATTCGTTATTTATATTCCAGATGTACATGAAAGTCTGGCAGGAATAATAGCAGGAAGAATTCGAGAAAAATATAATGTTCCAACTTTAGTTATAACTAAATCTGAAAGTGGAGTGAAAGGCTCTGGAAGATCTATAGAAGAATATAACATGTTTGAGGGACTTGTTAAGTGCAAAGATATACTTGAAAAATTTGGAGGACATCCTATGGCAGCAGGTTTTTCATTAAAAGAAGAAAATATAGATGAGCTTAGAAAAAGATTGAATGAAAATACAACTTTAGATGATGAAGATTTGCTGAAAAAAATTACTATAGATTGTGTGCTTCCGCTAGACTCAATAAGTTATGAATTAATTAATAATTTAGAAAAATTGGAGCCGTTCGGTAAGGCTAATTCTAAACCTTTATTTGCTGAAAAAGACGTTAATCTGTTAAAAGCAGCAATACTTGGCAAGAATAACAATGTACTTAAATTGAAGGTGAAGACTAGGCAGAATAAGTTCATTGATGCAATTTATTTTGGAGATATCAGTGGATTTGAAGCGCTAATAACAGACAAGTTTGGAGCAGAGGAACTGCAAAAACTTTATGAGGGAGCGTATAATGATGTAAGGTTAGATTTAGTATTCTATCCAAGTATTAATGAATACAATGGTAATGTTACAATTCAAATTGTAGTACAAAACTACAGATAG
- the nifJ gene encoding pyruvate:ferredoxin (flavodoxin) oxidoreductase → MRKMKTMDGNTAAAHISYAFTEVSAIFPITPSSPMAEHVDEWVAQGRKNIFGQPVKVMEMQSEAGAAGAVHGSLQAGALTTTYTASQGLLLMIPNMYKISGEMLPGVFHVSARALATSALNIFGDHQDVMAARQTGFAMLAEGSVQEVMDLAAVAHLTAIKTRIPFLNFFDGFRTSHEVQKIEVLEYDELASLLDWDSVKAFRERALNPNHPVTRGTAQNADIYFQERESVNKFYNELPETVESYMAEITKLTGREYHCFDYYGAPDADRVIIAMGSATDVCEETIDYLNANGQKVGVIKVRLFRPFSNEKLLAAIPKTVKKIAVLDRTKEPGSTGEPLYLDVRNAFYGQADAPLIVGGRFGLGSKDPNPGHIAAVYANLAQATPKNGFTIGIVDDVTNTSLEVTEDIDATPEGTTSCKFWGLGSDGTVGANKSAIKIIGDNTDMYAQAYFFYDSKKSGGITVSHLRFGKKAIKSPYLINKADFVSCSNQSYIHKYNVLEGLKPGSTFLLNTIWTPEELEEKLPASYKRFLANNNIKFYIINAVGIAQEIGLGGRINMIMQSAFFKLANIIPVEDAIKHLKDSVVTSYGKKGEKVVNMNNAAIDKGVESIVAVNIPEAWKTVADEKAVEIKHATKFVKDIVIPMNRQEGDQLPVSAFAGMEDGTFENGTAAFEKRGIAVNVPEWDSEKCIQCNQCSMVCPHAAIRPFLLTDAEKNAAPGAAKVVAAKGLKTEEPLLYTMGVTPLDCSGCGNCAQICPAPGKALVMKPQESQHDQIDVWDYLTHDVSAKKNPMSKTTVKGSQFEQPLLEFSGACAGCGETPYVKAITQLVGDRMMVANATGCTSIWGGSAPSTPYTKNKNGHGPAWANSLFEDNAEYGLGMFLGVKAIRERIAEKAEAAIAANDPAKAELQEWLDNINEGEGTRERADKLVAALEASNTEAAKEILAEKDYFVKRSQWIFGGDGWAYDIGYGGVDHVLASGEDVNILVVDTEVYSNTGGQSSKSTPTAAIAKFAASGKKTKKKDLGMMAMSYGYVYVAQINMGADKNQVMKAIAEAESYKGPSLIIAYAPCINHGLRIGMGNSQEEAKRASACGYWQTYRFNPELKDTGKNPFTLDSKEPTADFKEFLMGEVRYSSLAKAFPEQADALFEKTKKDAMERLEGYKKLANQQ, encoded by the coding sequence ATGAGAAAAATGAAAACTATGGATGGTAATACTGCAGCAGCTCATATATCTTATGCATTTACAGAAGTTTCTGCAATATTCCCAATTACACCATCATCACCAATGGCAGAACATGTTGATGAATGGGTAGCTCAAGGAAGAAAAAATATTTTTGGACAACCTGTTAAGGTTATGGAAATGCAATCAGAAGCTGGAGCGGCTGGTGCAGTTCACGGATCTTTACAAGCTGGAGCTTTAACAACAACTTATACAGCTTCACAAGGTTTATTATTAATGATACCAAACATGTATAAAATTTCTGGTGAAATGTTACCAGGAGTATTCCACGTATCAGCTAGAGCATTAGCTACTTCTGCTTTAAACATATTTGGAGATCACCAAGATGTTATGGCAGCAAGACAAACTGGTTTTGCAATGCTTGCAGAAGGATCAGTTCAAGAAGTAATGGATTTAGCAGCAGTAGCTCATTTAACTGCTATTAAAACAAGAATTCCTTTCTTAAACTTCTTTGATGGATTCAGAACTTCTCATGAAGTACAAAAAATTGAAGTTTTAGAATATGATGAATTAGCAAGCCTACTTGATTGGGATTCAGTTAAAGCTTTCAGAGAAAGAGCATTAAACCCAAATCATCCTGTAACTAGAGGAACAGCTCAAAATGCAGATATCTATTTCCAAGAAAGAGAATCTGTTAATAAATTCTACAATGAATTACCAGAAACAGTTGAAAGCTATATGGCTGAAATTACTAAATTAACTGGTAGAGAATATCACTGTTTCGATTACTATGGAGCACCAGATGCTGATAGAGTAATCATAGCTATGGGTTCTGCTACTGACGTTTGTGAAGAAACTATAGATTACTTAAATGCTAACGGACAAAAAGTTGGTGTTATTAAAGTAAGATTATTCAGACCATTCTCAAATGAAAAATTATTAGCTGCTATTCCAAAGACAGTTAAGAAAATCGCTGTTTTAGATAGAACTAAGGAACCAGGATCAACTGGAGAACCATTATACTTAGATGTAAGAAATGCATTCTATGGACAAGCTGATGCACCACTTATTGTTGGTGGAAGATTCGGTTTAGGTTCAAAAGATCCAAATCCAGGACATATTGCTGCAGTTTATGCTAACCTAGCACAAGCTACTCCAAAGAATGGATTCACAATCGGAATCGTTGATGACGTAACAAATACTTCATTAGAAGTAACTGAAGATATAGATGCAACTCCAGAAGGAACTACATCTTGTAAGTTCTGGGGACTTGGATCAGACGGTACTGTTGGAGCAAACAAGAGTGCAATCAAGATCATTGGAGATAATACAGACATGTATGCTCAAGCATATTTCTTCTATGATTCAAAGAAATCAGGAGGAATTACTGTATCTCACTTAAGATTTGGTAAGAAAGCAATTAAGTCACCATACTTAATAAACAAAGCAGACTTTGTTTCATGTTCTAACCAATCATACATCCACAAATACAATGTACTTGAAGGATTAAAACCAGGTTCTACTTTCTTATTAAATACTATCTGGACTCCAGAAGAATTAGAAGAAAAATTACCTGCTTCATATAAGAGATTCTTAGCAAACAACAACATTAAGTTCTACATTATCAATGCTGTAGGTATTGCTCAAGAAATTGGTCTTGGTGGAAGAATCAACATGATAATGCAATCAGCTTTCTTCAAGTTAGCTAACATTATCCCAGTTGAAGATGCTATTAAACACTTAAAAGATTCAGTTGTAACTTCTTATGGTAAGAAGGGTGAAAAAGTTGTTAATATGAACAACGCTGCTATAGATAAAGGTGTTGAATCAATCGTTGCAGTAAATATTCCAGAAGCTTGGAAGACAGTTGCAGATGAAAAAGCAGTAGAAATTAAGCATGCTACTAAATTTGTAAAAGATATAGTTATTCCAATGAATAGACAAGAAGGAGATCAACTTCCAGTTTCAGCATTTGCAGGTATGGAAGATGGTACTTTTGAAAATGGTACTGCAGCTTTCGAAAAGAGAGGAATTGCAGTAAATGTTCCTGAATGGGATTCAGAAAAGTGTATTCAATGTAACCAATGTTCAATGGTATGTCCACATGCTGCTATAAGACCTTTCTTATTAACAGATGCAGAAAAGAATGCAGCTCCAGGTGCAGCTAAAGTTGTAGCTGCTAAGGGATTAAAGACTGAAGAACCATTATTATACACAATGGGTGTAACACCACTTGATTGTTCAGGTTGTGGAAACTGTGCTCAAATTTGTCCTGCTCCAGGAAAAGCATTAGTTATGAAACCACAAGAATCTCAACATGATCAAATAGATGTTTGGGATTACTTAACTCATGATGTTTCAGCTAAGAAGAACCCAATGAGCAAGACTACAGTTAAGGGTAGCCAATTTGAGCAACCATTACTTGAGTTCTCAGGAGCTTGTGCAGGTTGTGGAGAAACTCCATATGTTAAAGCTATAACTCAATTAGTTGGTGATAGAATGATGGTTGCTAATGCAACTGGATGTACATCAATTTGGGGAGGATCAGCTCCTTCAACTCCATATACTAAGAATAAAAATGGACATGGTCCAGCTTGGGCTAACTCATTATTTGAAGATAATGCTGAATATGGATTAGGTATGTTCTTAGGAGTTAAGGCTATAAGAGAAAGAATTGCAGAAAAAGCTGAAGCTGCTATAGCTGCAAATGATCCAGCAAAAGCTGAATTACAAGAATGGTTAGACAACATTAATGAAGGTGAAGGAACTAGAGAAAGAGCTGATAAATTAGTTGCTGCGTTAGAAGCATCTAACACTGAAGCTGCTAAAGAAATATTAGCTGAAAAAGACTACTTCGTTAAGAGATCACAATGGATCTTCGGAGGAGACGGATGGGCTTACGATATCGGATACGGTGGAGTTGACCATGTATTAGCTTCAGGAGAAGACGTAAATATATTAGTAGTAGATACAGAAGTTTACTCAAACACTGGTGGTCAATCATCTAAATCTACTCCAACTGCTGCAATCGCTAAGTTTGCTGCATCTGGTAAGAAGACTAAGAAGAAAGATCTTGGAATGATGGCTATGAGTTATGGTTATGTATATGTAGCTCAAATTAACATGGGTGCTGATAAGAACCAAGTTATGAAAGCTATTGCAGAAGCTGAAAGCTATAAAGGACCATCATTAATAATAGCTTATGCACCATGTATCAACCACGGATTAAGAATTGGTATGGGTAACAGCCAAGAAGAAGCTAAGAGAGCTAGTGCATGTGGATATTGGCAAACATATAGATTCAACCCAGAATTAAAAGATACTGGAAAGAATCCATTTACATTAGACTCAAAAGAACCAACTGCAGACTTCAAGGAATTCTTAATGGGAGAAGTAAGATACTCTTCACTTGCTAAGGCATTCCCAGAACAAGCAGATGCTTTATTTGAAAAGACTAAGAAAGATGCTATGGAAAGATTAGAAGGATACAAGAAATTAGCTAATCAACAATAG
- a CDS encoding DJ-1 family glyoxalase III, with translation MKKVCILLAEGFEEIEALTVSDIMRRAEVTCDLVSIGGKKVQSSHGVTVEADKIFEENMDYDLVVIPGGMPGATNLRDDERVIKFVKKQNKEGKLLGAICAGPIVLGRAGLTEGRNITSYPGYEDELPNCEYLEEAVVVDENIITSRGPATAMTFAYKLLEVLGYSHKVEGISSGMLYKMFIG, from the coding sequence ATGAAAAAAGTATGCATATTATTAGCAGAAGGTTTTGAAGAGATAGAAGCTTTAACTGTATCAGATATAATGAGAAGAGCAGAAGTAACATGTGATTTAGTCTCAATAGGAGGAAAAAAGGTGCAATCAAGCCATGGAGTAACAGTGGAGGCAGATAAGATTTTTGAAGAAAACATGGATTATGATCTTGTAGTTATTCCAGGTGGGATGCCAGGAGCAACTAATTTGAGAGATGATGAGAGAGTAATAAAGTTTGTTAAAAAACAAAATAAAGAAGGAAAATTATTAGGAGCAATATGCGCAGGCCCAATAGTACTTGGAAGAGCCGGACTTACTGAAGGAAGAAATATAACATCTTATCCAGGATATGAGGATGAATTACCAAACTGCGAATATTTAGAAGAAGCTGTAGTTGTGGATGAAAATATTATAACCAGCAGAGGACCTGCGACAGCAATGACATTTGCCTATAAATTATTAGAAGTTCTTGGATATAGTCATAAGGTAGAGGGGATTTCTTCAGGTATGTTATATAAAATGTTTATAGGATAA